Below is a window of Leguminivora glycinivorella isolate SPB_JAAS2020 chromosome 11, LegGlyc_1.1, whole genome shotgun sequence DNA.
taaaaaaagtttttttttccaatttcaGCCCTTAGTCCCCTCTTTGGGCCCTTTGTATATAgttgattaatttattaatgtACGGGCCaacatataaatatgtattgtgTTGTTTTAGGATGCGGAAGCTGCCCGCATCAGAGAAGAGCGTCTTAAGGCATATTCAGAGAAGAAATCCAAGAAACCAGCCCTCATTGCTAAGTCATCTATCCTTCTTGATGTCAAACCCTGGGATGACGAGACTGACATGAAGGAACTAGAGAAGCAAGTCCGCACTGTAGAGATGGACGGTCTCCTGTGGGGTGCCTCCAAACTAGTCCCTGTAGGCTACGGTATCCACAAGCTGCAGATCATGTGCGTCATTGAAGATGAAAAGGTCTCAGTCGACCTTCTTACTGAGAAAATCCAAGAATTCGAAGATTACGTCCAGTCTGTCGACATTGCTGCTTTCAACAAGATCTAAATGTCTAAGCCAGTAAATTATTTCTAAGTTATGTTTTGaattaaaatcacatttttctaacattcatagttttattttaaacagGTGTTAAGTTTACATACAAAATCTATGTACTTAAGTTGGAATTGAACCAAGTAATCagtcaaaaaaaaacaatatgtaaAGCCTGTTAACATCTACATCTTATTTCTATAAAACAGACAGAAACGGGCCTATGTAAACTACTCCTAATGATACAAATTATCACATGGACACCCAAAATAGCTCAACACTCCACAGCTACACATGGTGTTGGGGCCAATACTTAGGGCCTTCAATTCCTTGTCAAAACATTGCTCCCTGTATGACTTACTGTCTGACTAGTTATTTTGACAGAGTGACTATTACTCATTCCACTTGAACACTTTGTGGGTTTGGAACTGCAACATTTTCACCAACATTAGCCTGCAAGAACATGCTTGGAATATCACTGCcaaagtatattttattattaatagctAGCGCTTCATATCTCTTCAATTCCAAGTACTCTTTGGTTAATAATTGCTTGTTGGCCTCTGCCTGTTTCTTGAGATTGTAGAATTCTGCCTCAGCTTTGGTCTGCTGCTTGGCTTTGTGGATGCTGTCCTCAATGAGTTCTATCTTCTGTAGAGATTCCTTTTCCATAATTTTCTGATCATACTGGATCTTGGCCACCTGCGCCTCTTTCTCAGCCTCGATGACCGCCTTGCGCCGAGCCGTCTCTGCTTCTTTTTCTACAACCTGtgaatttgtaatgttttattaCTTTGAATTTGGTCCATTTTTGAATCTCAATCTTTCTCCTTTAACTTGCGCGAGCCATTACAGTAGGTAACAACTTTTTCGATTGGCTATTTTCAGTTAATATGACGTAATGTTTCAAATCAGATCGGTAAGCATAGTTTGCGTTCTAGCACGCCGAGTCTATACTTGAAAAAACCTAGACTAGCACGGAGCCGCGCGCGAGAATATAACTCATGCTAGCAGGTCTGGACAACTTAGCAAAATAATACCTTCTGATGTTGAGCTGCAATGAGGAGCTTCGACTTCTCGGCCTCCATGAGCTCGTAGTTCTTTCGGATGGCTTCTGGGATCTTTGGTTTGGTGACACGCACGGCCTGCACGCGGAGCCCTGGCGCCATTTCGTTCAGGTCCTTTTGGAGAGCCTGCATGAACAATTAAAACAGTGAACGCATGTTGTATGTGAGTGAGACTCATGGGAGAATActagttaaaattaaaaatcattttataagaatTTAAGGTGGGAAGAACCTTATTGCTCATGAAGCATATAAAggactcatgttttcaaataattaGCCAGTCCAactccacacagagcgaggcatgTCGCGAGGTGTCGCGAGGTAATGTGCTCACGCGGCAACTGTCCAATGTAGACATGCCTCGGCCAAGCACAACGTACATGCTACTGCTGAGGCACACCTACATAGCACATCTGCCGCGTGAGAAAATTGtctcgctctgtgtggatcTTGCAATAAAGGATTATGATTATGGATCCAACTATTGCCATATTAGAGTTGACATGGTGTATACTTGGATACTTACTGTTCTGAGGTTCTCATCGATCTGATCAAAAAGGTCTATGTAGACCTCGTGCAAGCTATGCGCGCTGCAGAACTGGTTCAGCTCGTGGTGCACCTTGTTGAAGATGAGTGTCTTGTCGTAGTCTGCGGTGAAGTTGCGCACTACGTCCAGAACTGAGACAATAAACAAAAGAGTctgttaataattatttagaaaCTAAGTAGGTACAGGGCCAGATCTAGGCACCAAAATAAACAGAAAGAAACCCTCTCGTTTGCGAGTTTGGTAAAAAAAAGGTAACCAAAGGTGCCATAACTCTATTTACCCTTACCCTGATTGAATGCATGGGCCGATGCTGAGTAGTAATGTGATGTAATCTAGTagtttgatatttatttaaacagattgtATGCACAGTCACCTGTAGAAAAATATACCCCTGCTGCATCAAAATTGCTGGCTGTACATAAAATGGTATAAGATAAAGGAACAATGAATGTACCTGTATTTGGTTCCAGCATATTGACAACTTCAATCCTTTCAAAGTAAATCATCACACCCCCGCTGGTGCCACAGGGCACGTTTTTCACCTCATCTGTCTGAAGGGTTGTCTGAAACATTCTCTTTTTTAAAACTTCCGCAACTATACTAAAGAAAATGGTATTCAAAAATAAGGcacaatttatgaattttataatttaattaaactgATTGTCAATATCTGATACCGATTGTCTTATGGAGAATAACTGGACAAGCACCCGTACAAGAAGAAATACAGACGCGGAAATAACATTGGATTGGACACATCCTCAGAAAACCTGATACCCACTTATCCAAAATGGCCCTCACCTGGAATGTACCCGGAAAGTGcaaaccatgccgccctaaatcgacctggcgttgttcggttcagcaggagctcagggtgctaggcaTGGGGTGGGAGGTGATCACCCAAACttcccaagaccggagtaaatggagaaatatgattcgagccctacaccccagcagagggtaacaggatgcaaAGAAGAGAAGAAGAAGATTGTCAATATCATTCAAGTACCTACACTAAATTAAATGataacattaaattattaacataATATTGTTTACTCTCTGTCAACAAATTAATGTTTACTTAAATAACTAAtacaataaatttcaatttcaatttcaatttcaatttatttcttcataacgaaagttacatgtcaatacatatttacaaaaattacaattacatcCATCTTAGTAGCTATaggtataacaattttataacaatcatatacaattattcttatttaaaaaTTCTTCTATTGAATAGAAAGCTTCGTTTAATAAATATTCCTTGAgattattgataaaaatattatatgcaaGTTCAGTAGATTTAAGATTATTGGGCAAACGATTATATAGTCTCGGACCAATGTACCACACACATTGTTCGGACTTTTTAAGTCTGTGTCTGTTAGGGAGGAGATTACTTCCATTTCGGTAGTTAGGGCCACGCATTCTAAATAGATCGAGATTTTTACGAACTACTTTCATAATTTCTAATATGTATAGACTCGGAACAGTCATGatttttaaagtttgaaatAGGCTGCGGGCAGGTGTGTCCCAGGGCACCCCAGCCATAATCCTAATTACCttttttgaatcataaacacCCGTTGTCTGTCCGCAGCTTGTCCCCACATATCAATTCCGTAGGTCACAATGGACTGAAAGTAGGCATAGTatgcatttttgacacattGCTTGTCGAGCATTTTTGTTAGCCTAGAAATTGCAAAACACGCTTTTCCTAACCTCTTACAAAGTTCGTCTATATGTGCATCCCACTTTAACCCGGAGTCTAAGGTGAATCCCAGATATTTTGCTTCGTTTACGACAGGTACTTTAATATTATCCAGCACAATACTCAACGTTTGGCTCGGCAAACCCCTAAGATTGATCTGAACGACATTTGTTTTTTCAAGGTTAAGAACCATACCATTAACAGTGAACCAATGCTTTACATCACATAACAAGCAATTAACTTTGGATTGTAGTTCTGTGAAATCAGTGCCCCAAACAACAAAAGCGCTATCATCGGCGTATGCGACCAATTGCCCACAAGACGTACACGCTGTCAAGTCATTTACTaatgtaagaaataaataattacct
It encodes the following:
- the LOC125231462 gene encoding elongation factor 1-beta'; amino-acid sequence: MAFGDVKTAQGLNDLNKYLAERSYVSGWVPSQADVQVFEQVGKAPAGSLPHALRWYTHIASYSPAERKAWAAGASPLTAGAKPTAAPAKVEDDDDDVDLFGSGDEEEDAEAARIREERLKAYSEKKSKKPALIAKSSILLDVKPWDDETDMKELEKQVRTVEMDGLLWGASKLVPVGYGIHKLQIMCVIEDEKVSVDLLTEKIQEFEDYVQSVDIAAFNKI
- the LOC125231461 gene encoding erlin-2-like — protein: MADQTSVLALVILAVGVTVHFSLHKVEEGHVGVYYRGGALLPVTSQPGFHMMIPLLTSYKAIQTTLQTDEVKNVPCGTSGGVMIYFERIEVVNMLEPNTVLDVVRNFTADYDKTLIFNKVHHELNQFCSAHSLHEVYIDLFDQIDENLRTALQKDLNEMAPGLRVQAVRVTKPKIPEAIRKNYELMEAEKSKLLIAAQHQKVVEKEAETARRKAVIEAEKEAQVAKIQYDQKIMEKESLQKIELIEDSIHKAKQQTKAEAEFYNLKKQAEANKQLLTKEYLELKRYEALAINNKIYFGSDIPSMFLQANVGENVAVPNPQSVQVE